Proteins found in one Zea mays cultivar B73 chromosome 1, Zm-B73-REFERENCE-NAM-5.0, whole genome shotgun sequence genomic segment:
- the LOC118476033 gene encoding mitochondrial carnitine/acylcarnitine carrier-like protein, whose protein sequence is MGDVAKDLTAGTVGGAANLIVGHPFDTIKVKLQSQPTPAPGQLPKYAGAIDAVKQTVAAEGPRGLYKGMGAPLATVAAFNAVLFSVRGQMEAFLRSEPGVPLTVKQQVVAGAGAGIAVSFLACPTELIKCRLQAQSSLAEAATASGVALPKGPIDVAKHVVRDAGAKGLFKGLVPTMGREVPGNALMFGVYEATKQYLAGGPDTSGLGRGSQVLAGGLAGAAFWLSVYPTDVVKSVIQVDDYKKPKYSGSLDALRKIVAADGVKGLYKGFGPAMARSVPANAATFVAYEITRSALG, encoded by the exons ATGGGGGACGTTGCGAAGGACTTGACGGCTGGGACCGTGGGAGGGGCTGCCAACCTCATCGTCGGGCACCCGTTCGACACCATCAAGGTCAAGCTCCAGAGCCAGCCCACCCCTGCTCCCGGACAGCTCCCCAAGTACGCCGGCGCCATCGATGCTGTGAAGCAGACGGTCGCGGCTGAAGGTCCGAGGGGCCTATACAAGGGGATGGGGGCACCTCTGGCCACCGTAGCGGCCTTCAACGCTGTCTTGTTCAGTGTCAGGGGGCAGATGGAGGCGTTTCTCAGGTCAGAGCCTGGTGTGCCGCTGACAGTGAAGCAGCAGGTTGTTGCGGGCGCCGGTGCTGGAATCGCAGTCTCCTTCTTGGCTTGTCCAACAGAACTGATCAAGTGCAG GTTGCAAGCCCAGAGTTCCTTAGCCGAGGCAGCCACCGCTTCTGGTGTGGCTCTTCCCAAAGGTCCGATCGACGTGGCGAAGCATGTTGTCCGGGACGCCGGCGCCAAAGGTCTCTTCAAGGGCCTGGTCCCGACGATGGGACGCGAGGTCCCTGGCAACGCACTGATGTTCGGCGTGTACGAAGCCACGAAGCAGTACCTGGCCGGCGGCCCGGACACGTCGGGCCTCGGCAGGGGCTCCCAGGTCCTGGCGGGCGGCCTCGCCGGCGCCGCCTTCTGGCTGTCCGTGTACCCGACGGACGTGGTGAAGAGCGTGATCCAGGTGGACGATTACAAGAAGCCCAAGTACTCCGGGTCCCTCGACGCGCTGAGGAAGATCGTGGCGGCTGATGGGGTGAAGGGCCTGTACAAGGGGTTCGGACCCGCCATGGCACGCAGCGTTCCAGCCAATGCCGCGACATTCGTGGCCTACGAGATCACGAGATCGGCGCTTGGTTGA